Within the Prevotella scopos JCM 17725 genome, the region GAAGAAGTCTATCCGATAGTTTGGATGGATGCTATCCATTACAAGGCACATGACGACACGGGTGCTACAACATCTCGTGCAATATATAATGTCATTGGTGTTGACAAGGAAGGACATAAAGATCTTCTGGGTATGTATGTATCTCATAGCGAGGGCGCTAACTTCTGGCTCAGCGTACTTACAGACCTTCAAAACAGAGGTGTCAAAGACATTCTTATAGCTTGTGTAGATGGCCTTACGGGCTTCCCAGATGCCATCCAGAGCGTATTTCCTAAGACGGATGTACAGCTATGTATTGTACATCAAATCCGTAACTCAGTGAAGTATGTCGCCAGCAAGAATCAGAAGGAGTTCCTAAAGGATTTGAAGATGGTTTATGCTGCACAAACTAAGGAGAAAGCAGAGATAGAACTCGATAATTTGGAGAAAAAGTGGGGTAAGCAATATCCTATCGTCATCAAGTCGTGGCGTGACAAGTGGGATAACCTCTCACACTATTTTGACTATACGGAACCTATCAGACGTATCATGTATACTACCAACATTGTAGAAGGTTATCATCGTCAGATACGTAAGGTAACAAAGACAAAGGGAGTTTTCCCAACTGACGAAGCTCTCTTCAAACTCGTATATCTTGCCTATCGTAACATCAAAAAGAAATGGACTCAGCCATTGCGAAACTGGGGCCAGACAGCCCAACAGTTCGCTATAAAGTTTGGCGACCGCTTCCAATTATTATAGGTTCATGAAGTTAGGCATCCGGAAATTAGGCAGTTCAAAAATACTGTCGTATCTTTGCAACACCAAGAGAAGATGCGATGGTTTATACCACCAGCAAATTAAAAATCAGGCTGGGCATCGAGCCCAGCCTGATTTTACCAAGAGAAAGACTGCTCCGGTTTGCCCATCAGCATTCCTCATGCTCCTAAAGAAATGAAGCCAATGACACAGTTCAGATGACGTACCCCGTTTTTTAATGCTTTGCTTTGCTCTACTTCATTACAAAGTAGTGATTTGCAAGATTTATTAAAACATTTATTACCAAAACTTTTACCTCCGTGTTCTCCCCCTCTCTGTGTGACGTTTATATGTAGTAGGCTTACTTTATCATCCCAAATTTCTGAAGAACCTAAAAAAAGCATATGAGCTGACAATGAAACTTACCGATATTCATAACATCAGGGGCATCAAGGATGCTGCAAGACTGAAGCTGGTAAAATGGTCTAATGAGGTTGAAGAACTAGGAGTAGACAATTTCTACATCGTGATTAACACGTTTGAAAATCATTATCAAACCATACTTAATTTCTTTGTAAACAGAGCTACGAATGCAAAAGC harbors:
- a CDS encoding IS256 family transposase — encoded protein: MLSQAKEQFKQGTPLFGKDGAFHRVLEDFLNSALECEMDSHLYNTKTSTKSNRRNGKMSKEVQTEYGPVEIDTPRDREGSFTPEIIKKRQTILAEGLSDKIISLYATGQSMSDISKFLEENYGTKISKETISNITDKVWPEIKAWRTRSLEEVYPIVWMDAIHYKAHDDTGATTSRAIYNVIGVDKEGHKDLLGMYVSHSEGANFWLSVLTDLQNRGVKDILIACVDGLTGFPDAIQSVFPKTDVQLCIVHQIRNSVKYVASKNQKEFLKDLKMVYAAQTKEKAEIELDNLEKKWGKQYPIVIKSWRDKWDNLSHYFDYTEPIRRIMYTTNIVEGYHRQIRKVTKTKGVFPTDEALFKLVYLAYRNIKKKWTQPLRNWGQTAQQFAIKFGDRFQLL
- a CDS encoding transposase translates to MKNLKKAYELTMKLTDIHNIRGIKDAARLKLVKWSNEVEELGVDNFYIVINTFENHYQTILNFFVNRATNAKAESFNAKVKAFRAQFRGVTDIPFFLYRLMKLCA